The Penaeus vannamei isolate JL-2024 chromosome 39, ASM4276789v1, whole genome shotgun sequence genome window below encodes:
- the LOC138859961 gene encoding inactive histone-lysine N-methyltransferase 2E-like yields the protein MSPQVILSLSLLVGVSSVSIPVTDQALDYVFSYGVNDDKSGSSFGHHETTDGQKTAGEYRVALPDGRLQVVKYTADENGYNAVVTYEGVAKHPDEDPHAPASPAPAAVTTVHPPTALAPTHPPAVLPAPTHPHHAFPSPTPPSRALPVPAHPQIPPHPSAFPAPLPVPSNDIHRLPGPGFAGHFPRPEPVRPRPQLISVNGVPLGHPGGPVFPHVTQGPQHSAHIPPHAVLQFGPGHPAVAEHPPPADLSLFVPEEDLHTADFPSILSNAVPLHFGNAVPLPGPPVPQHHVARHPGNPFPLRPISRHHGTPIPHSTTPISHHVTPVPHHIDPTDHHVTPVPHVGSFVHDITPIHDVTRAPHHSKQISHHVNPVAHHSPVVHHINSVPQNVPAHVGPGPLLPNSLPLLPNSSPFHAGAVPLHNGPVPVTPSPGLHHGHEHLPHHPTNLPHHPTLIPHHTSPITHHTSPVTHHSTPIPHHTSPIIHHTSPVTHHSTPIPHHTSPITHHSSTIPHHTSPITHHTSPITHHTSPIPHHTRPITRHTSPIIHKTTPIPLHTSPITHHSSPIPHHTSPITHHTNPILHHSTPLPHHSNPILPHSNPIPHHSTPLPGPHQSVPFHPPASIRNKGVRTAKSFRNILGGSDIPPFLPGAPTLDRGQYLRHKGLDRPGRSPHPATESKEE from the exons gtcattctgtcactctctctcctggTGGGGGTCAGCTCCGTCAGCATCCCGGTCACCGATCAGGCC CTGGACTACGTGTTTTCGTACGGCGTCAACGACGACAAATCGGGCAGCAGCTTCGGCCACCACGAGACGACGGACGGCCAGAAGACGGCGGGCGAGTACCGCGTCgccctccccgacggccgcctgcaggtGGTCAAGTACACGGCGGACGAAAACGGCTACAACGCCGTCGTCACGTACGAGGGCGTGGCTAAGCACCCTGACGAAGACCCTCACGCCCCCGCCTCCCCTGCCCCTGCAGCGGTGACAACTGTTCACCCGCCCACTGCCCTGGCGCCCACGCACCCTCCTGCGGTTCTCCCTGCCCCGACGCACCCTCATCACGCCTTCCCGTcgcccacgcccccctcccgTGCCCTCCCGGTCCCGGCGCACCCGCagattcctcctcatccctcggCATTCCCGGCCCCACTCCCCGTGCCCTCGAACGACATCCACCGCCTCCCGGGCCCTGGCTTCGCTGGTCATTTCCCTCGGCCAGAGCCTGTGCGCCCTCGGCCTCAACTCATCAGCGTGAATGGCGTGCCCCTCGGCCACCCTGGAGGCCCCGTCTTCCCTCACGTAACACAGGGTCCACAGCATTCGGCGCATATCCCCCCGCACGCAGTCCTTCAGTTTGGGCCAGGTCATCCCGCAGTGGCAGAACACCCCCCTCCGGCAGATTTGTCCCTTTTTGTCCCTGAAGAAGATCTACACACGGCTGACTTCCCAAGCATTTTGTCCAATGCGGTTCCTCTGCATTTTGGTAACGCTGTTCCtcttcctggtcctcctgttccCCAACACCATGTTGCTAGACACCCTGGAAATCCTTTCCCCCTTCGTCCTATCAGCAGACACCATGGTACTCCTATTCCTCATAGTACTACTCCCATCTCCCATCATGTCACCCCTGTACCTCATCATATTGATCCGACAGACCACCATGTCACTCCAGTCCCTCATGTTGGGTCATTCGTCCATGATATTACCCCAATTCATGACGTGACTCGCGCCCCACATCATAGCAAGCAAATTTCCCACCATGTCAACCCGGTTGCACACCACAGCCCCGTAGTTCATCATATCAACTCTGTTCCACAGAACGTCCCAGCCCATGTCGGTCCAGGTCCCCTCTTGCCCaactccctgcccctccttccgaATTCAAGTCCTTTCCACGCTGGCGCAGTTCCCCTTCACAACGGCCCGGTGCCAGTCACGCCCTCCCCAGGTCTCCACCACGGCCATGAACacctcccacaccaccccaccaatCTCCCTCATCATCCTACCCTTATCCCACACCATACGAGTCCCATTACACACCACACCAGCCCGGTCACTCACCACTCCACTCCTATCCCACACCATACGAGTCCCATTATACACCACACCAGCCCGGTCACTCACCACTCCACCCCTATCCCACACCATACGAGTCCCATAACACATCACTCTTCAACAATCCCACACCATACTAGTCCTATTACACACCACACCAGCCCCATTACTCACCACACCAGCCCTATCCCACATCATACACGTCCCATTACACGCCACACCAGCCCCATCATACACAAGACTACACCTATTCCACTCCACACAAGTCCCATTACACATCACTCCTCACCCATCCCACACCACACAAGCCCCATTACACACCACACCAACCCAATCCTACACCACAGCACCCCTCTCCCACACCATTCGAATCCCATCCTGCCACACTCCAACCCGATACCACATCACTCGACCCCATTGCCAGGCCCACACCAGTCCGTACCCTTCCATCCTCCAGCTTCTATTCGAAACAAAGGAGTCCGAACAGCCAAGTCCTTCCGCAACATCTTAGGAGGGAGCGacatcccacccttcctccccggGGCGCCAACCCTGGACCGAGGACAGTACCTTCGCCATAAGGGCCTCGACAGACCGGGCAGATCGCCTCATCCTGCAACAGAATCCAAAGAAGAATGA